A stretch of Rhododendron vialii isolate Sample 1 chromosome 4a, ASM3025357v1 DNA encodes these proteins:
- the LOC131323549 gene encoding uncharacterized protein LOC131323549, which produces MYQSFRMSKMNFFSLVYQLEHNYGLQVSERILVAEQVTIFLWIMGQRANNRNAQEHFQHSGETISRQFHNVLNALNAMAIDWVRPWPQQGVHSKIANNPRYYPHFKECIGAIDGTHIKAHPPTDDPIQKWIGCKGYPTQNIMAACDFDMCFTFVLSGWEGSAHDTRIFYDCIRNPTLKFPTPQGG; this is translated from the exons ATGTATCAATCATTTCGTATGAGTAAGATGAATTTCTTTTCACTTGTTTACCAACTTGAGCATAATTATGGGTTGCAAGTATCCGAGCGAATCTTAGTTGCTGAGCAAGTAACTATCTTTCTCTGGATAATGGGCCAACGAGCTAATAATAGAAATGCCCAAGAACATTTTCAACATTCAGGGGAGACTATATCAAGGCAGTTCCATAATGTGCTAAACGCCCTCAATGCCATGGCTATCGATTGGGTTAGACCATGGCCTCAACAAGGAGTGCATAGCAAAATAGCTAACAATCCAAGATATTATCCACATTTCAAG GAGTGCATTGGGGCTATTGATGGCACTCACATAAAAGCCCACCCACCTACGGACGACCCCATACAGAAATGGATTGGTTGTAAAGGATATCCAACACAAAACATTATGGCCGCATGTGACTTTGATATGTGCTTCACGTTCGTGTTATCGGGATGGGAAGGAAGTGCGCACGACACAAGAATTTTTTATGATTGTATAAGGAATCCTACGTTAAAGTTTCCAACACCACAAGGAGGTTAG
- the LOC131323932 gene encoding uncharacterized protein LOC131323932, whose product MATAATKAIWHAQSKECFIQACVEELGGAGYKEGTQLTKIGWANVLKKFNERRGKDYTRSQLKNQWGVLKKKWQLWQHLVLGETELGRDPDTGAITASEEWWDLKLMRHPECIKFKEKPLPLEEEMRILFGSNTATGEHMHTPSSGSIPATPEECTINLEMDDIDALLDNDAEVQELVHPLEDVSKKRRADGLATKKGKGKKGTMGSRLEACMQQICDSTNSASSPSSVHRAASDIPTIKECSDKLLLLPEFDTDPTLWAKVHNLFRDARARTLFMTCPDEIRRYYFITQELQRVEAAELQKMGGGNWFNNRNQREHNNSKLSCFQEANNALHESLQILNSQLS is encoded by the exons atggCAACTGCAGCTACTAAAGCAATTTGGCATGCACAGTCCAAAGAGTGCTTCATCCAAGCATGTGTGGAAGAGTTGGGAGGTGCTGGGTACAAAGAAGGAACCCAACTTACCAAGATTGGGTGGGCCAATGTTCTGAAGAAATTTAATGAACGAAGGGGAAAGGATTATACTAGAAGCCAACTGAAGAATCAAtggggtgttttgaaaaagaagtggCAGCTATGGCAACACTTGGTTTTAGGTGAAACCGAACTAGGTAGGGATCCAGACACAGGTGCTATTACAGCATCAGAGGAGTGGTGGGATCTCAAGCTGATG CGCCATCCCGAGTGCATCAAGTTCAAGGAAAAGCCTTTGCCACTTGAGGAGGAAATGCGCATCCTTTTTGGTAGCAACACAGCTACTGGTGAGCATATGCACACACCTAGTTCAGGCTCAATTCCAGCTACCCCGGAAGAGTGTACTATAAATTTGGAGATGGATGACATTGATGCATTGTTGGATAATGATGCTGAGGTTCAAGAATTGGTGCACCCACTGGAAGATGTCTCCAAGAAGAGGCGTGCTGATGGATTGGCCACGAAGAAAGGCAAAGGCAAAAAGGGTACCATGGGCTCAAGACTTGAAGCTTGCATGCAACAAATCTGTGACTCAACTAATAGTGCAAGTTCTCCCTCCTCCGTCCACCGTGCTGCCTCTGACATTCCAACGATAAAAGAATGCAGTGATAAGCTATTGCTACTCCCTGAGTTTGACACAGATCCAACGTTGTGGGCAAAAGTCCATAACCTTTTCAGAGATGCGAGGGCCCGAACGCTTTTCATGACTTGCCCGGACGAAATTAGGAGGTACTACTTCATCACCCAAGAATTGCAAAGGGTGGAAGCAGCTGAGTTGCAGAAAATGGGTGGTGGCAATTGGTTCAACAATCG CAATCAGAGGGAGCACAATAATTCAAAGCTTTCTTGCTTTCAAGAGGCCAATAATGCACTTCACGAGTCCTTGCAGATTCTGAATTCCCAGCTTTCTTGA